From Hippoglossus stenolepis isolate QCI-W04-F060 chromosome 4, HSTE1.2, whole genome shotgun sequence, a single genomic window includes:
- the LOC118106799 gene encoding LOW QUALITY PROTEIN: olfactory receptor 5B12 (The sequence of the model RefSeq protein was modified relative to this genomic sequence to represent the inferred CDS: inserted 4 bases in 4 codons): MVRNTTVASNILRIQGFDISPEFTYPVFFLLLFVYSSLLFSNIGVLALIISEKSLHQPMYLLFCNLPINDLIGNTVMLPQVMAHXISTERFMTYNQCVVQAFYSHTSXSASHMILVIMAIDRYVAICHPAXYHSTMTTRAVIVLSASVGMSLVLVTVLMGLTVRLSRCRSVIQNAHCDNASLFKLSCEDVSINNIYGLFFTVLLFSCSIXGIAFTYFRIALICWIKKSKELNNRALQTCASHLVLYLIMLWSGFLTIILHRVPNYPDLRKIAYILFLVVPANLNPIIYAMQTRLLRDKIIQIIRRKVIAT, translated from the exons ATGGTAAGAAACACGACAGTTGCGAGCAACATCCTGCGAATCCAAGGCTTCGACATTTCTCCGGAGTTCACGTACCCCGtgttcttcctgctgctgtttgtttactcCTCCCTGCTTTTCTCCAACATCGGCGTTCTGGCGCTCATCATCAGCGAGAAGAGTTTGCACCAGCCCATGTACCTGCTCTTCTGTAACCTGCCCATCAATGACCTGATAGGTAACACTGTGATGCTGCCTCAGGTGATGGCTC GCATCTCCACCGAGCGCTTCATGACCTACAACCAGTGCGTGGTCCAGGCCTTTTACAGCCACACGT GCTCGGCCTCGCACATGATCCTCGTCATCATGGCCATTGACAGATACGTGGCCATATGCCACCCGG TGTACCACTCCACCATGACGACCAGAGCCGTGATCGTCCTGTCGGCGAGCGTGGGGATGTCGCTGGTGCTCGTGACTGTTCTGATGGGCCTGACGGTGAGGCTGTCTCGTTGTAGGTCAGTGATCCAAAACGCGCACTGTGACAACGCGTCGCTGTTCAAGCTGTCATGCGAGGACGTGTCCATCAACAACATCTACGGACTCTTCTTCACCGTGCTGCTGTTCAGCTGCTCAA GGGGCATCGCCTTCACCTACTTCAGAATAGCCCTCATCTGCTGGATCAAGAAGAGCAAGGAGCTGAACAACAGAGCCCTGCAGACGTGCGCGAGCCACCTCGTCCTCTACCTCATTATGCTCTGGTCGGGATTCTTAACCATCATATTGCATCGTGTACCAAATTACCCAGATTTAAGGAAGATCGCATATATTCTGTTTCTTGTGGTCCCTGCTAACTTGAATCCGATCATTTATGCAATGCAAACGAGATTATTACGTGATAAAATTATTCAGATAATTCGCAGGAAGGTGATTGCGACCTAA
- the LOC118106798 gene encoding olfactory receptor 5B12 — protein sequence MSSSFFPIKLNRMVRNTTVASNILRIQGFDISPEFTYPVFFLLLFVYSSLLFSNIGVLALIISEKSLHQPMYLLFCNLPINDLIGNTVMLPQVMAHVISTERFMTYNQCVVQAFYSHTFGSASHMILVIMAIDRYVAICHPLRYHSTMTTRAVIVLSASAWGMSLVLVTVLMGLTVRLSRCRSVIQNAYCDNASLFKLSCEDVSINNIYGLFFTVLLFSCSIGGIAFTYFRIALICWIKKSKELNNRALQTCASHLVLYLIMLWSGFLTIILHRVPNYPDLRKIAYILFLVVPANLNPIIYAMQTRLLRDKIIQIIRRKVIAT from the exons ATGTCTTCCTCG TTTTTTCCCATCAAATTAAACAGAATGGTAAGAAACACGACAGTTGCGAGCAACATCCTGCGAATCCAAGGCTTCGACATTTCTCCGGAGTTCACGTACCCCGtgttcttcctgctgctgtttgtttactcCTCCCTGCTTTTCTCCAACATCGGCGTTCTGGCGCTCATCATCAGCGAGAAGAGTTTGCACCAGCCCATGTACCTGCTCTTCTGTAACCTGCCCATCAATGACCTGATAGGTAACACTGTGATGCTGCCTCAGGTGATGGCTCACGTCATCTCCACCGAGCGCTTCATGACCTACAACCAGTGCGTGGTCCAGGCCTTTTACAGCCACACGTTCGGCTCGGCCTCGCACATGATCCTCGTCATCATGGCCATTGACAGATACGTGGCCATATGCCACCCGCTCCGGTACCACTCCACCATGACGACCAGAGCCGTGATCGTCCTGTCGGCGAGCGCGTGGGGGATGTCGCTGGTGCTCGTGACTGTTCTGATGGGCCTGACGGTGAGGCTGTCTCGTTGTAGGTCAGTGATCCAAAACGCGTACTGTGACAACGCGTCGCTGTTCAAGCTGTCATGCGAGGACGTGTCCATCAACAACATCTACGGACTCTTCTTCACCGTGCTGCTGTTCAGCTGCTCAATCGGGGGCATCGCCTTCACCTACTTCAGAATAGCCCTCATCTGCTGGATCAAGAAGAGCAAGGAGCTGAACAACAGAGCCCTGCAGACGTGCGCGAGCCACCTCGTCCTCTACCTCATTATGCTCTGGTCGGGATTCTTAACCATCATATTGCATCGTGTACCAAATTACCCAGATTTAAGGAAGATCGCATATATTCTGTTTCTTGTGGTCCCTGCTAACTTGAATCCGATCATTTATGCAATGCAAACGAGATTATTACGTGATAAAATTATTCAGATAATTCGCAGGAAGGTGATTGCGACCTAA